A genome region from Thermoplasmata archaeon includes the following:
- a CDS encoding glycosyltransferase, whose amino-acid sequence MGSDDAPGDLVTVVVTVRNEEAHLPRLLDNLLLQEGPFEVVLVESESRDRTRAIADEYARRHPERLRVLSHPGSRGIGRNVGAAHARGPWIAFTDGDCFPDSHWLSALRAAAPTAPVLAGRTVTVGKPQYGNLERVELFQSGFDVTYPTANLAYRRELFDRLGGFDPRFITAEDIDLNLRAVRAGASIRYVPGAVVYHHLRATPIRFLYQAFWNGYGRKQLTEKHGSLWGRYRIRRLLAGQRSVIAWARLVGALGGYSARVVTGRGRRLGPGTPSAPSFGA is encoded by the coding sequence TTGGGAAGTGACGACGCTCCCGGCGATCTAGTCACTGTCGTCGTCACCGTCCGAAACGAGGAGGCCCACCTCCCCCGCCTCCTCGACAACCTCCTCCTCCAGGAAGGCCCGTTCGAGGTCGTTCTCGTCGAGTCCGAGAGCCGGGACCGCACGCGCGCCATCGCCGACGAGTATGCGCGGCGGCACCCTGAGCGCCTGCGGGTCCTGTCGCACCCCGGCTCGCGCGGCATCGGGCGGAACGTCGGGGCCGCGCACGCCCGGGGGCCGTGGATCGCGTTCACGGACGGCGATTGCTTTCCCGACTCCCACTGGCTGAGCGCGCTGCGCGCGGCCGCGCCGACGGCCCCGGTGCTCGCGGGCCGGACGGTGACGGTGGGCAAGCCCCAGTACGGCAACCTCGAGCGCGTCGAGCTGTTCCAGAGCGGATTCGACGTCACGTACCCGACCGCCAACCTCGCCTACCGCCGGGAGCTGTTCGATCGGCTGGGCGGCTTCGACCCGCGCTTCATCACCGCCGAGGACATCGACCTCAACCTGCGGGCGGTGCGCGCCGGCGCGTCGATCCGCTACGTCCCCGGGGCGGTCGTCTACCACCACCTGCGCGCGACGCCGATCCGCTTCCTCTACCAGGCGTTCTGGAACGGCTACGGCCGCAAGCAGCTGACCGAGAAGCACGGCAGCCTCTGGGGCCGTTACCGGATCCGCCGCCTCCTCGCCGGTCAGCGCAGCGTCATCGCCTGGGCGCGGCTGGTCGGGGCCCTCGGCGGCTACTCGGCCCGCGTCGTGACGGGCCGCGGGCGCCGCCTCGGGCCGGGGACGCCGAGCGCGCCCTCGTTCGGGGCCTAA
- a CDS encoding roadblock/LC7 domain-containing protein, translated as MMATGNVGSVIKDLKSRIGGIATALVSRDGLVLYADVPAGVYTETFAIMCATILGAAATANTELNRAPPERIVIEGNDSKTLIVGSGKKALLVAVVDQTVDVTKVLGEVVKVAELLKAN; from the coding sequence ATGATGGCCACCGGGAACGTCGGGTCCGTCATCAAGGACCTGAAGAGCCGCATCGGCGGGATCGCGACCGCGCTCGTCTCGCGCGACGGGCTCGTGCTCTACGCCGACGTGCCCGCCGGCGTGTACACCGAGACCTTCGCGATCATGTGCGCGACGATCCTCGGGGCGGCCGCGACGGCGAACACCGAGCTCAACCGGGCGCCGCCCGAGCGGATCGTGATCGAGGGCAACGACTCGAAGACGCTCATCGTGGGCAGCGGCAAGAAGGCGCTCCTCGTCGCGGTCGTCGACCAGACGGTCGATGTGACGAAGGTCCTCGGCGAGGTCGTCAAGGTCGCCGAGCTGCTGAAGGCGAACTAG
- a CDS encoding V4R domain-containing protein, with the protein MRYVKIDEVELRQIKELYEGVMSHACHGLFFKEGSVIGTDMAAEALKDRPKFFERAGNILKERGWVEAISFTDTEVVVRGSIEVGPSDIPTCHRLRGILREFYERFKGGRVKCTEEMCASTGHPECRFRIEEV; encoded by the coding sequence ATGCGATACGTCAAGATCGACGAGGTGGAGCTCCGCCAGATCAAGGAGCTCTACGAGGGCGTGATGTCGCATGCCTGCCACGGCCTGTTCTTCAAGGAAGGGTCGGTGATCGGCACCGACATGGCCGCGGAGGCGCTCAAGGATCGTCCGAAGTTCTTCGAGCGGGCCGGCAACATCCTGAAGGAACGGGGATGGGTCGAGGCGATCTCCTTCACGGACACCGAGGTCGTCGTCCGGGGCTCGATCGAGGTCGGACCCAGCGACATCCCGACGTGCCACCGGCTCCGGGGGATCCTCCGCGAGTTCTACGAACGTTTTAAGGGGGGGCGCGTTAAGTGTACCGAAGAGATGTGTGCCTCTACCGGGCATCCGGAATGCCGATTCCGGATTGAAGAGGTGTAG
- a CDS encoding HAD family hydrolase, which produces MSLPYGRDAIDAVVLGVEDVLVPLRTPSAWQWAWRPQGPLLGERRVHAAMRRTLRAWDRRRWRGLTGVETPADAGALEAHLKAALFALAGHPLPADEADAVVRRLMHPAGAPERFADVEPALRRLDAAGVTVGAVTGLPEESARWLLGRAALGTVPLMLPGDSPAGLPERAAYRAIASSIEVPIARIAFVGGLFWSDVRAAARAGAAALLLDRFDVWPKVGHGRILKLEALERALQSGGSPSPPAEPPGAPQP; this is translated from the coding sequence GTGTCGCTCCCCTACGGTCGCGACGCCATCGACGCCGTCGTCCTCGGCGTCGAGGACGTCCTCGTCCCGCTGCGCACCCCGTCGGCCTGGCAGTGGGCGTGGCGTCCGCAGGGTCCGCTGCTCGGCGAGCGACGGGTCCACGCCGCGATGCGCCGGACGCTGCGCGCGTGGGACCGGCGCCGCTGGCGGGGCCTGACGGGCGTCGAGACGCCCGCCGATGCCGGGGCGTTGGAGGCGCACCTGAAGGCGGCGCTGTTCGCCCTCGCCGGCCACCCCTTGCCCGCGGACGAGGCCGACGCGGTCGTGCGCCGCCTGATGCATCCCGCGGGGGCGCCCGAGCGCTTCGCCGACGTCGAGCCCGCGTTGCGCCGGCTCGACGCGGCCGGGGTCACCGTGGGCGCGGTGACCGGCCTGCCCGAAGAGAGCGCCCGCTGGCTCCTGGGGCGCGCGGCGCTCGGGACCGTGCCCCTGATGCTCCCCGGCGACAGCCCGGCCGGCTTGCCCGAGCGGGCGGCGTACCGCGCGATTGCCTCGTCGATCGAGGTGCCGATCGCCCGCATCGCGTTCGTCGGCGGGCTCTTCTGGAGCGACGTTCGGGCGGCCGCTCGCGCCGGCGCCGCGGCGCTGCTGCTCGATCGCTTCGACGTCTGGCCGAAGGTGGGGCACGGGCGGATCCTTAAGCTGGAGGCGCTGGAGCGCGCGCTCCAGAGCGGCGGGTCACCGTCGCCGCCGGCCGAGCCGCCCGGCGCCCCGCAGCCCTAG